The following coding sequences are from one Eptesicus fuscus isolate TK198812 chromosome 7, DD_ASM_mEF_20220401, whole genome shotgun sequence window:
- the LOC103285322 gene encoding keratin, type II cytoskeletal 72 isoform X2: MSRQLHSFPGSERLGFSGCSAVISGRVSSSSASFRAGVKGTAAFGSRSLFSLGGGRRLALSASAGRSGAFALGHCAGTGGRLGGFVGTVFGSAGLGPACPSVCPPGGIPQVTVNKSLLAPLNVELDPKIQKVRVQEREQIKALNNKFASFIDKVRFLEQQNQVLETKWSLLQQLDVSSCRKNLEPVYEGYISSLRKQLETLSGDRVRLDSELRNMQDLVEDYKNRYEMEINRRTAAENEFVMLKKDVDAAYMNKVDLQAKVDSLTDEIKFFKCLYEGEIAQIQSHISDTSVILSMDNNRDLNLDSIIDEVRVQYEEIALKSKAEAEALYQTKCSNLETAIADAEQRGDCALKDARAKLDELEAALNQAKEELGRMLREYQELMSTKLALDVEIATYRKLLEGEECRMSGEYPNSVSISVISNTGAGAGGAGFSMGFGASSSYSYKPGAELKTKGSCGSEFKDPLTKASSSSCATKKKASR, translated from the exons ATGAGCCGGCAGCTGCACTCTTTCCCGGGCAGCGAGCGCCTGGGCTTCAGCGGCTGCTCAGCAGTCATCTCGGGCAGGgtgagcagcagctctgcctCCTTCAGGGCTGGCGTCAAGGGCACCGCCGCCTTCGGCAGCAGGAGCCTCTTCAGCCTGGGGGGCGGCAGGCGCCTGGCTCTGAGCGCCTCGGCGGGGCGGAGCGGCGCCTTCGCGCTGGGCCACTGTGCGGGCACGGGCGGCCGCCTGGGGGGCTTTGTGGGCACCGTCTTTGGCAGCGCCGGGCTGGGCCCTGCGTGTCCCTCCGTGTGCCCGCCAGGTGGCATCCCCCAGGTCACCGTCAACAAGAGCCTCCTGGCCCCCCTCAACGTGGAGCTGGACCCCAAGATTCAGAAAGTGCGTGTCCAGGAGCGGGAGCAGATCAAGGCGTTGAACAACAAGTTCGCCTCTTTCATTGACAAG GTGCGGTTTCTGGAGCAGCAGAACCAGGTGTTGGAGACCAAGTGGAGCCTGCTACAGCAGCTGGATGTGAGCAGCTGCAGGAAGAACCTGGAGCCCGTGTACGAGGGCTACATCAGCAGCCTGCGGAAGCAACTGGAGACGCTATCAGGGGACAGGGTGAGGCTGGACTCGGAGCTGAGGAACATGCAGGATTTGGTGGAGGACTACAAGAACAG GTACGAGATGGAGATTAACAGACGCACAGCTGCTGAGAATGAGTTTGTGATGCTCAAGAAG GACGTGGATGCTGCCTACATGAACAaggttgacctccaggccaaggTGGACTCCTTGACAGATGAGATAAAATTCTTCAAGTGCCTCTATGAAGGG GAGATCGCTCAGATCCAGTCGCACATCAGTGACACATCTGTCATCCTGTCCATGGACAACAACCGGGACCTGAACCTGGACAGCATCATCGACGAAGTCCGTGTCCAGTATGAGGAGATCGCCCTGAAGAGCAaggcggaggcggaggccctGTACCAGACCAAG TGCTCCAACCTGGAGACGGCCATCGCCGATGCCGAGCAGCGGGGTGACTGTGCCCTGAAGGACGCCCGGGCCAAGCTGGATGAGCTGGAAGCTGCCCTGAACCAGGCCAAGGAGGAGCTGGGCCGGATGCTGCGCGAGTACCAGGAGCTGATGAGCACAAAGTTGGCCCTGGATGTGGAGATCGCCACCTACCGCAAGCTGCTGGAGGGCGAGGAGTGCCG gaTGTCTGGTGAATATCCAAACTCTGTGAGCATCT CTGTCATCAGCAACACGGGAGCCGGAGCTGGAGGGGCTGGCTTCAGCATGGGCTTCGGCGCCTCTAGCAGTTACAGCTACAAACCCGGGGCCGAACTCAAAACCAAAGGCAGCTGTGGCAGTGAGTTCAAGGATCCCCTCACCAAAGCCTCCAGCAGCAGCTGTGCCACCAAAAAGAAGGCCTCCAGATGA
- the LOC103285322 gene encoding keratin, type II cytoskeletal 72 isoform X1, with protein MSRQLHSFPGSERLGFSGCSAVISGRVSSSSASFRAGVKGTAAFGSRSLFSLGGGRRLALSASAGRSGAFALGHCAGTGGRLGGFVGTVFGSAGLGPACPSVCPPGGIPQVTVNKSLLAPLNVELDPKIQKVRVQEREQIKALNNKFASFIDKVRFLEQQNQVLETKWSLLQQLDVSSCRKNLEPVYEGYISSLRKQLETLSGDRVRLDSELRNMQDLVEDYKNRYEMEINRRTAAENEFVMLKKDVDAAYMNKVDLQAKVDSLTDEIKFFKCLYEGEIAQIQSHISDTSVILSMDNNRDLNLDSIIDEVRVQYEEIALKSKAEAEALYQTKIQELQVTAGQHGDDLNLTKAEISELNRLIQRIRSEIGSVKKQCSNLETAIADAEQRGDCALKDARAKLDELEAALNQAKEELGRMLREYQELMSTKLALDVEIATYRKLLEGEECRMSGEYPNSVSISVISNTGAGAGGAGFSMGFGASSSYSYKPGAELKTKGSCGSEFKDPLTKASSSSCATKKKASR; from the exons ATGAGCCGGCAGCTGCACTCTTTCCCGGGCAGCGAGCGCCTGGGCTTCAGCGGCTGCTCAGCAGTCATCTCGGGCAGGgtgagcagcagctctgcctCCTTCAGGGCTGGCGTCAAGGGCACCGCCGCCTTCGGCAGCAGGAGCCTCTTCAGCCTGGGGGGCGGCAGGCGCCTGGCTCTGAGCGCCTCGGCGGGGCGGAGCGGCGCCTTCGCGCTGGGCCACTGTGCGGGCACGGGCGGCCGCCTGGGGGGCTTTGTGGGCACCGTCTTTGGCAGCGCCGGGCTGGGCCCTGCGTGTCCCTCCGTGTGCCCGCCAGGTGGCATCCCCCAGGTCACCGTCAACAAGAGCCTCCTGGCCCCCCTCAACGTGGAGCTGGACCCCAAGATTCAGAAAGTGCGTGTCCAGGAGCGGGAGCAGATCAAGGCGTTGAACAACAAGTTCGCCTCTTTCATTGACAAG GTGCGGTTTCTGGAGCAGCAGAACCAGGTGTTGGAGACCAAGTGGAGCCTGCTACAGCAGCTGGATGTGAGCAGCTGCAGGAAGAACCTGGAGCCCGTGTACGAGGGCTACATCAGCAGCCTGCGGAAGCAACTGGAGACGCTATCAGGGGACAGGGTGAGGCTGGACTCGGAGCTGAGGAACATGCAGGATTTGGTGGAGGACTACAAGAACAG GTACGAGATGGAGATTAACAGACGCACAGCTGCTGAGAATGAGTTTGTGATGCTCAAGAAG GACGTGGATGCTGCCTACATGAACAaggttgacctccaggccaaggTGGACTCCTTGACAGATGAGATAAAATTCTTCAAGTGCCTCTATGAAGGG GAGATCGCTCAGATCCAGTCGCACATCAGTGACACATCTGTCATCCTGTCCATGGACAACAACCGGGACCTGAACCTGGACAGCATCATCGACGAAGTCCGTGTCCAGTATGAGGAGATCGCCCTGAAGAGCAaggcggaggcggaggccctGTACCAGACCAAG ATCCAGGAGCTGCAGGTCACAGCGGGTCAGCATGGGGATGACCTCAACCTCACCAAGGCTGAAATCTCAGAGCTCAACCGCCTGATCCAGAGGATCCGCTCAGAGATAGGGAGTGTGAAGAAGCAG TGCTCCAACCTGGAGACGGCCATCGCCGATGCCGAGCAGCGGGGTGACTGTGCCCTGAAGGACGCCCGGGCCAAGCTGGATGAGCTGGAAGCTGCCCTGAACCAGGCCAAGGAGGAGCTGGGCCGGATGCTGCGCGAGTACCAGGAGCTGATGAGCACAAAGTTGGCCCTGGATGTGGAGATCGCCACCTACCGCAAGCTGCTGGAGGGCGAGGAGTGCCG gaTGTCTGGTGAATATCCAAACTCTGTGAGCATCT CTGTCATCAGCAACACGGGAGCCGGAGCTGGAGGGGCTGGCTTCAGCATGGGCTTCGGCGCCTCTAGCAGTTACAGCTACAAACCCGGGGCCGAACTCAAAACCAAAGGCAGCTGTGGCAGTGAGTTCAAGGATCCCCTCACCAAAGCCTCCAGCAGCAGCTGTGCCACCAAAAAGAAGGCCTCCAGATGA
- the LOC103285321 gene encoding keratin, type II cytoskeletal 74, which produces MSRQLSIRSGGDQGGFSGYSAVVLRKAMGSVASHRRAGKGAGAGFGSRSLYSLRGDRCSSLHMAGGDVRTGGYSFCPGSGYGGGRAPGFAGSMFGSVALGPVCPSMCLPGGIHQVTVNKSLLAPLNVELDPKIQKVRAQEREQIKALNNKFASFIDKVRFLEQQNQVLETKWELLQRLDLSNCQKNLEPILEGYISTLRKHLETLLGDRVRLDSELKSMRVLVEDYKKRYEVVINRRTAAENEFVVLKKDADAAYMVKVELQAKVDSLEKDIKFLKCLYDEEIAQIQTHASETSIILSMDNNRDLNLDSIIAEVRAQYEKIALKSKAEAEALYQSKIQELQLAAGRHGDDLKKTKNEMSELNRLVQRIRCEVVNVRKQCANLEMAIANAEQKGDSALKDARAKLDELEAALHQGKEELTRMLREYQELMSLKLALDMEIATYRKLLEGEECRMSGENPSSVSISIISSGSSYHLGSSASTTLGANSVAGSSGSTWSEQTRTREAPGADPKDSQGKSVPVSAPARKDTR; this is translated from the exons atgAGTCGGCAACTGAGCATCAGGTCTGGTGGTGACCAGGGTGGCTTCAGTGGGTACTCGGCAGTGGTGCTGAGGAAGGCTATGGGCAGTGTGGCTTCTCACCGCAGAGCTGGCAAAGGAGCTGGGGCCGGCTTCGGCAGTCGGAGCCTCTACAGTCTCAGAGGGGATCGGTGTAGTTCCCTCCACATGGCTGGTGGTGATGTTCGGACCGGAGGTTACAGCTTCTGCCCTGGCTCTGGGTATGGAGGAGGCCGGGCCCCTGGCTTTGCTGGCAGCATGTTTGGTAGTGTTGCCCTGGGGCCTGTGTGCCCTTCCATGTGCCTACCTGGTGGCATCCACCAGGTCACTGTCAACAAGAGCCTCCTGGCACCCCTCAATGTGGAGCTGGACCCCAAGATCCAGAAAGTACGCGCCCAAGAGCGGGAACAGATCAAGGCGCTGAACAACAAGTTTGCCTCCTTCATCGACAAG GTGCGGTTCCTGGAACAGCAAAACCAGGTGCTGGAGACCAAGTGGGAGTTGTTGCAGAGGCTGGACCTGAGCAACTGTCAGAAGAACCTGGAGCCCATCCTGGAGGGTTACATCAGCACCCTGAGGAAACATCTGGAGACGCTgttgggggacagggtgaggctgGACTCAGAGCTGAAGAGCATGCGGGTCCTGGTGGAGGACTACAAGAAGAG GTATGAGGTGGTGATTAATCGGCGCACAGCAGCTGAGAATGAGTTTGTGGTGCTCAAGAAG GATGCAGATGCAGCCTACATGGTCAAGGTGGAGCTCCAGGCCAAAGTGGACTCTCTGGAAAAAGACATCAAGTTCCTCAAGTGTCTGTATGATGAG GAGATAGCCCAGATCCAGACTCACGCCAGCGAGACCTCCATCATCCTGTCCATGGACAACAACCGGGACCTGAACTTGGACAGCATCATTGCTGAGGTCCGCGCCCAGTATGAAAAGATTGCCCTGAAGAGCAAAGCCGAGGCTGAGGCCTTGTACCAGAGCAAG ATCCAGGAgctgcagctggcagccggacGGCATGGTGATGACCTTAAGAAGACCAAGAACGAGATGTCAGAGCTGAACCGGCTCGTGCAGAGGATCCGCTGTGAGGTTGTCAATGTGAGGAAGCAG TGTGCCAATCTAGAGATGGCCATTGCCAATGCTGAGCAGAAGGGGGACAGTGCCCTGAAGGACGCCCGGGCCAAGCTGGATGAGCTGGAGGCTGCCCTGCACCAGGGCAAGGAGGAGCTGACCCGGATGCTGCGTGAGTACCAGGAGCTCATGAGTCTGAAGCTGGCCCTGGACATGGAGATCGCCACCTACCGCAAGCTGCTGGAGGGCGAGGAGTGCCG AATGTCCGGTGAGAATCCATCCTCTGTGAGCATCT CCATCATCAGCAGTGGAAGCAGCTACCACCTCGGCTCCTCCGCCAGTACCACCCTTGGTGCCAACAGTGTGGCGGGAAGCTCTGGCAGCACCTGGAGCGAGCAGACCAGGACCAGAGAGGCACCAGGGGCAGACCCCAAGGACTCTCAAGGCAAGAGCGTCCCAGTCAGTGCCCCAGCCAGGAAAGACACTCGATGA